TACCCAGGTTATACCATTCCGTCGTACTATGACTCTTTGATTGGTAAGTTGATCTGTCATGGTCAAACCCGTGAACAAGCCATAGCCAAAACACTACATGCGCTAGATGAGCTGATTATCGATGGGGTTAAAACCAATATCCCATTGCATAGAGATGTCATCTTGCAGGATCCTGCCTTTACCTCTCAGGCTCAGAATATTCATTATTTAGAGCAGCGTCTATTGGCGCCAGATACCGATAGCTAGACTAGCAATCACAGCAGCCAACACTAAATAGTGGAAACTACTAAAATTAATAATTAGTAAATAACACATACAAAAAAGCAGATATCCATTGATATCTGCTTTTTTATTACAAGGCTTTATATTAGATGGCTTATTAAACAAGTGACTGTTATTACAAACCACTAAATCAAATGATTAAGATAAATCACGACCTTTGCTAGCCTCAATCGCTAAACGTAAGCCGTTTAGACGGATAAAGCCTTCAGCGTCTTTTTGATCATAAGCGCCGGCGTCATCTTCAAAAGTAGCAATCTTCTCATCAAACAATGAATAAGGTGACTTACGGCCAACAACGCTGACACTGCCTTTGTATAGTTTCACACGTACCGTACCGGTTACATGCTCTTGAGACTTGTCGATTAATGCTTGTAGCATTTGACGCTCTGGGCTGAACCAGTAGCCGTTATAGATGATTTTTGCATAACGTGGCATCAATTCATCTTTTAGATGCGCCGCTTCACGGTCTAATGTTAATGATTCCATCGCACGGTGTGCTTTAATCATAATGGTACCAGCTGGTGTCTCGTAGCAGCCACGTGACTTCATGCCAACATAACGGTTTTCAACGATATCTAGACGGCCGATACCATGCTTGCCGCCCAATTCATTTAGCTTAATCATCACTTGGTATGGCTCAAGTTTCTCACCATCGATAGCAACGATATCACCTTTTTCATACTCAAGCTCGATGTACTCAGGTGTGTCTGGTGCTTGCTCTGGGCTCACTGTCCAGCGCCACATATCTTCTTCTGCTTCAGTGTATGGATCTTCTAGGATGTCACCTTCATAAGAGATGTGTAGTAAATTGGCATCCATCGAGTACGGTGATTTTTTCTTGTTAGCAGCAAAATCAATTGGAATGTTATGCTCTTCAGCATAGGCCATCAAGCTTTCACGGCTTGATAAATCCCACTCACGCCAAGGCGCAATCGTTTTAACTTCTGGCGCCAATGCAATCGCACCAAGCTCAAAACGAACCTGATCGTTACCTTTACCCGTAGCACCATGGCTAATGGCATCAGCGTTGTGCTCTTTAGCAATTTCAACCAAACGCTTAGCAATTAAAGGACGTGCAATAGAGGTACCTAGTAAATATTCACCTTCATAAATCGCATTGGCACGGAACATAGGGAACACATAATCACGCGCAAATTCAGCACGCAAGTCTTCAATATGAATGTGTTTGATGCCCATCGCTTCAGCTTTAGCACGCGCTGGCTCAACTTCTTCACCTTGACCGATGTCTGCAGTGAATGTGATGACTTCGGCATCATAGGTGTCTTGAAGCCACTTAGCGATAATAGAGGTGTCTAGTCCGCCTGAGTATGCCAGAACGATTTTATTAATATTGTCTTTATTCTCTATTGACATAATGCATCCTTTTAGGAGTAAGTGAGAGGATTAATGGGTATTGGCAAGTATCACGAGTGAAAGTATCACGGGTGCTGCAAACAACTGATGTCACTAAATATTCAACCTTTCAGTTTACACTATTTGATAGCGCAAAAAAAGACGCATAACCTACCCTGCCCTAGTGCAACCGTGTTTCAAATCGATAGTTCACTGTGGTTTAAACAGCCTACACACTGATTATTTTAATTTTAAACTCAGTTTTAATCTTGGCTATAGGTCAATATCTTTAATTAATGCTGACAGTGATATAAGGATAGCAGTCACTGCCGAATTTATTGCCAAAACCTGTTATCATTATAGCCACAGACAACCCAACTTTACATTTGAGATGGCTACCGACTATGACCGAAACAACTTTGAACCATACTAATAACGACAATACAGACACTAGCCTAGACAATAATAGCGCAGCACAGCGTGAAATTACCCTAACCCGTCCTGATGACTGGCATATTCACTTACGTGATGCTGAGGCACTGCCAACCACTGTTGCCCATGCTGCTGAGCACTTCAATCGTGTGATATGTATGCCAAACTTAGTACCACCTGTGGTCAATGTTGATGATGCCATCGCTTATCGCGGCCGTATCTTAGACGAGTTGCAGCGAGCCAACATCAAAGAGGAGTATAAAGCCTCATTTAACCCACGCATGACTTTGTATTTAACGGATACTACCAGCGCTGAAGACATTAAATTGGCGGCCGAGTCAGGTATCGTGCAAGCGGTGAAACTTTATCCAGCAGGTGCCACAACCAACTCATCTGACGGTGTGACCAATTTGGCTGCGCGCACAGATGTGTTTGATGCCATGCAAAAGTACGGCTTACCGTTATTAATTCATGGCGAAGTCACTGAATCGCATGTGGATATTTTTGATCGTGAAAAGCAGTTTATCGACACCACTTTGACCCATATGGTCAATCAGTTCCCTGAACTAAAAATCGTGGTTGAGCACATTACTACCGGTGATGCAGCTGACTTTGTGTTATCACAAAGCGAGCGTGTTGCAGCGACCATTACCCCTCAGCATTTGCTATTTAACCGTAACCATCTGTTGGTTGGCGGTGTTAAACCACATTTTTACTGCTTACCAATTTTAAAGCGTCGTCAGCATCAAGAAGTATTACTCGATGTCGCAACCAGTGGTAATCCTAAGTTTTTCTTAGGTACCGACTCTGCGCCTCACGCCACTCATGCTAAAGAGAATGCTTGTGGCTGCGCCGGTTGTTATTCAGCGTCTATTGCCCTTCCTTTATATGCCACTGCATTTGATAGTGTTGGCAAAATAGATCGACTAGAAGGCTTCGCCAGTCAGTTTGGCGCTAAGTTTTACGGCCTACCGGTTAACAAAGAAACGGTTACCTTAGTGAATACCCCTATGCAGGTTCCAGCAAGCTACCCTTACATGCAGCAGCAAAGCCTGACGCCGTTAATGGCTGGTGAAACTCTACCTTGGTCATTAAAGCAAGATTAACCCTTAACCTGTATACGACCAGTAAACCAAAAACAGCTGTTAATTATTAATGATTAACAGCGCTGTTTTTATTACTCGTATTAACGTGGCCTCTATTTTTATCCTTTATTTAATTTGCGGTTTTTGATTTATGACACACTCTAATTTAACAGAAGCTAATACAGCAGCATCAGAGCAGACGGAACCGAGGGTCTGTGCCAATACCAGTAGTGAGCAGACCAGCGCTGATCAAATTAGCAGCACTCAGCTCAATGGTAATGGTTTTGCACAGCAACCGGTGCTAAAACTGGTCGATCGATTTCGTAAGTTTTTACCGGTTGTGGTCGATGTAGAAACGGCCGGATTCAATGCCGCAACTGATGCGCTATTAGAGATTGCCTGCATCCCTATCTTAATGGATGAACAAGGCGTGTTTTATCCCGGTGAAGCACTCAATGCTCATTTAAACCCATTTGAGGGCGCCAATCTTGAACAAAGAGCATTAGAGTTCACTGGCATCGATCCCAATAATCCGATGCGAAAAGCCATTGCTGAGGAAGAAAAACCAGCGCTGCGCCGTATTTTTAAGTCATTAAAAGAAGTACGCCGAGCCAACGAGTGTATGAAATGTATTTTAGTCGGTCATAATGCTCATTTTGACTTATCTTTCTTGAATGCCGCTATTGAGCGTACCAATAGTAAAAATCAAAACCCTTTCCATCAGTTCTCTGTATTAGACACCGTTAGCTTTTCAGCGCTTGCCTATGGGCAGACAGTGTTAGCACGCGCTTGCAAAGCCGCTGGTATCGATTTTAGCGGCTCTGAGGCACACTCAGCACTTTATGACACTCAAAAGACAGCAGAGCTATTTTGTCGCATTCTAAACAGCTATCCAATGTTAGAAAATGCGATGCACTCAATGGTACCTGAAGATTCAGAAGAAAATACTGAAAGTAACGAGTCAGAAGATAACGACTAATCCGATGCTATTAACTCAACTTTGGATCTATCCAGTGTCTTTACAGAGCGTTTTAGATCCAAATCATGTGTTAATTTGACTGTTTTCTAACTTTTTTCACTTTTTTTGCATTTATTTTAAAAAAGTTCAAAAAAAGTGTTGACAACCTAGGGCGTACTCTTTAGAATACGCACCACTTCGACATTAACGGTGAAAGCGGTCGAAGTGGTCTGTGTCCCGTTCGTCTAGAGGCCTAGGACCCCGCCCTTTCACGGCGGTAACAGGGGTTCGAATCCCCTACGGGATACCACTATTTTGTGATATCTAGTTAGTCATTATCCGGTTGATAATACTAACAACCAAAAAGCCAAACTCAATGAGTTTGGCTTTTTTTATTGTCTTAATTTTATCTTAGTCTATCTAATCTAGTAGCTGTTTATTACGACTATCTTTACGTTGTACGGGTTACGTTAAATTGATAGGCTAGTTTTTAAAATAAATACTCAAATAAAGCTACCGGTCTAATCTGTTTACACAATAGCTCAGCTAATTAGATTCCAGCATGCTTTCAATCAATTGTAAGTCTTCTGGATAAGTTAACTTGATGTTCTGACGACTGCCCTGCACCATCTGAATCGGATAGCCCATATACTCAAAAGCACTGGCCTCATCGGTAATCATCACGCCCTGCTCAGCAATATGCTTTAACACCTCATTTAAGATACCCGCTCGGAACACTTGAGGGGTTTGTGCCTGCCATAACTGACTCCTATCGACCGTACGCTCAATCACGGCTTGCGAATCAACACTCTTTAAGGTGTCTGCTACAGGTACGCCTAATATAGCGCCATACTCAGCGCTACACGCAGCCTCAATAACAGCATCAATATGCTTAGCCGACACACAAGGGCGAGCAGCATCATGAATAAGAATTAAATCTTCTGCTCTAGCACCTGCGTCAAGAATACGGGTTACACCAGATTGTACTGACTGCCAACGCTCTGCACCGCCTACTGCAAACGTTACCGGTAAGGCATAAGACAAGTTTTTGGCCTGAGTGTCATCACTGGCTATCACCAAAAACAGTTCATCGATATATTTGCTGTCAGCTAACGCAGCCACACTGCGCTGTAAGATGGTTTCGCCTTTTAGCCGAGTATATTGCTTAGGCTGCGATGAACCAAAGCGGCTACCCTTGCCAGCGGCGACAATAAGACTAAAAACACGAGGGGATGACGAGTTACTCATTAATCAGGCACACTCTCGACAGCATCTTCTGGATTTACAGGCTCTGCAGGTTGACTACTGTGAGTCACTGGCGCAGTTGATAGCTGCACAAACGTCTCACCTGGCTTAATCAAACCTAAGTCCAAACGCGCATGCTCCTCTACCGCTTCTAGACCATTTTTAAGATCATTAACGTCAGCAAGAAGTACTTTGTTTTCGTCCATTTTTTGATCATTTAACCGCTTTTGCTGCTGTATCTCAACTTGCAGCTCTTCTAAATTGCCACGACCACTTTTGCCCATCCAGTACTGGTACTGTAAGCCCAGCAGCACTGCGACAGCAATTAAAAGCAACATGAATTGGCTAAAATATTTCATAGGACGACTTAGGTTGGTCACAACTTCAAGCGAACAACATGCCACTTTAGGTTGTAAAGATCATTGAAAGAATAAAGAGTCTGGCTTTTGAATAACAAAAACTAAATAACAACAACCTAGGTAACGAACCAATCGCTACCTAGGTGTTTGATTTATACATATATTGTATCGTTTAACGGCTTACTAACCACGTAATCCAATAAACTCTTCACCACCACGGTAGCTGGCATGTACTTGCTGCTCAATACGTAGTAATTGGTTGTATTTAGCTACACGGTCAGATCGGCATAATGAACCGGTCTTAATCTGACCTGCAGCAGTACCTACTGCTAAATCAGCAATAGTGCTGTCTTCAGTCTCACCTGAACGATGTGAGATAACAGTCGCATAGCCATTTTTCTTAGCCAGATAGATAGCATCTAACGTTTCAGATAAGGTACCGATTTGATTGAACTTAATCAAAATAGCGTTAGCAATCTTCTTATCAATACCTTCTTGCAAGATAGCTGGATTAGTTACGAATAAGTCATCACCTACCAACTGTACTTTGTTGCCAAGCTTGCTGGTTAAGTAAGCCCAACCATCCCAATCTGACTCATCAAGACCATCTTCAATTGAGATAATTGGATATTGCTCAGTTAAACCAACTAAGTAATCTGAGAAGCCTTGGCTATCAAAGCTCTTATTGCCTTCACCAGCTAGGATGTACTGACCATTTTTGTAAAACTCACTAGCGGCACAGTCAAGCGCTAAGTGAATGTCTTTACCTGGCTGATAACCGGCTTGCTCAATGGCTTTCATGATAACGGTAATGGCTTCTTCGTTACTGCGTAAATCTGGTGCAAAACCGCCTTCATCACCAACTGCGGTATTCAAGCCTTGCGCTCTTAGTACAGACTTTAAGCTATGGAATACTTCAACACCAGCACGTAGTGCTTCTGAGAAGCTAGTAAAGCCAGTTGGCTCGATCATAAACTCTTGAATATCAACCGTATTATCCGCATGCTCACCACCGTTTAAGATGTTCATCATAGGTACTGGCATGGTCAAAGAGGTTTGATTGCGTAGGTTAGCAATGTACTGATGCAGTGGGATGTTTTGTGATATCGCTGCGGCTTTTGCAGTTGCTAATGACACTGCAAGCATGGCGTTAGCACCTAGATTGTCTTTATTTTCTGTACCATCTAGTTCGATAAGCTTGTTATCGATGTCTTGTTGGTTAGTGGCATCGCTTTCGATTAATGCACTTCTGATTTGGCTGTTTACGTTGGCAACTGCTTTTCTAACGCCTTTACCAAGGTAGCGTGATTTATCACCATCACGTAGCTCTAACGCTTCACGCGAGCCAGTAGATGCGCCACTTGGTGCTGCTGCACGCCCCATTGAGCCGTCGGCAAGAATAACGTCTGCCTCAATGGTTGGGTTACCACGTGAATCAAGAATTTCACGGGCACGAATGTCTTGAATTTCTACTGCATTAGTAATATTTTCTGCGTACATAGCGTCTACAAGCCTCTTGGTTAAATCCTGGTTAAATAATGATAGCCATTTTGAAAACAAGCCAACAACCTATTAATCTTAAACGGATGTGGCAGTTTGAGTATTGCCACTTACTGGTTTTAATTAGGTTTTTCTAACGTGGTCAATTCTCACAAATGGTACAAAATTAAAATTAAAAAAGATACTAAAAACTAATCGATCGCTCGTTATTTTGAGCAAAATTGTTTTATAAGTTTAGGGTACAAAACATGTGTGTAATCATAGCATAAAATCTAAATATCTTGGACATCAGATTATCAGACTTTATAACGGGTCAAGCGTAGCGCATTCATTAAGACTGATATGGAACTTAAAGCCATTGCGGCCGCAGCAATCATTGGACTTAATAGGCCAAACGCTGCTAACGGAATACCCAGACAGTTATAAATAAATGCAAAAAACAGGTTTTGTTTAATATTACGAACCGTCGCGCGTGCCACATCAACCCCAGCATGCACTTGCATAATCGAATCACCCATCAACCGTGCTGAGGCACTGTGCTTGGCCACTTCTGTGCCTTCAAGCATCGCAAAACTGGCATAAGCTGTCGCCATTGCCGGCGCATCATTGACACCATCGCCTACCATCGCCACTTTACGACCTGTGGCCTGATGTGACTCAATCCACTGCGCTTTGTCACGTGGTTTTAAGCTGCCGTGCGCCACTGGTATCTCCAGCTGTTCAGCGACCTGATTCACCACTGATGGCTTATCACCACTTAATAGCACCACTTCTAAGCCATCGGCTTTTAAAGCTTTCACTGCTTGTGGGCTTTCTTCTTTTAGCTCATCAGCTAGAGCAAACATACCTAAAGGAACATCATCGACACTGACCGCGATAGTACTGGCGATTTGCCAAACTTTAGGTAATTGCTTAGGCAGATTTAATCCCACAAACTCTGGGGTACCGACTTTTACCAAGCCAAATCCAGCAACTTGTGCTTGTACGCCCATACCGGCTACCACATCCACCTCTGATGCAGACAATAACTCAATCGCCTTGTCATGAGCAGCATTGACCACAGCCGTTGCTAACGGATGGCTAGCATGTGCCTCGACACTGGCCGCTAATTGCAATACATCATCGGCGTTAATGGCTTTGTTAACCATCATTGCGTCAACAATATGAGGGCTGCCTTTGGTTAGCGTACCTGTTTTATCAAACACTACCGTATCCACACCACCGGCTACCTCTAAGCTTTGAGCATCTTTAAACCAAACGCCATGACGAGCGGCGACTCCCATTCCAGCCATAATAGCAGCAGGGGTTGCTAGACCAAGCGCACAAGGACAGGCAATGACCAGCACTGATACCGCATGAAGCACAGCCGCATCCATGGCACCGGTAAACCACCAGGTTAGCCCAAAGGTCAATAACGCAATCCCAACAACCACTGGCACAAAGATAGCAGCCACTTTATCTGCCAATCGTGCCAAATTGGCCTTACTGCCTTGCGCTTCACTTAGCGCCTTTACCATATCGCTCAGCTGAGTGTCACTGCCAGTCGCAGTCACTTGATAGTTGATACTGCCATTGTCTACCATGGCACCTGCCAGCACTTTATCGCCTGGCTTTTTGCTCACCGGTACCGACTCACCGGTTAGATGGCTTTCATCACACCAGCCTTCTCCCGATACCACAAATCCATCGGTAGCAATTCGAGCGCCTTGTTTGGCACGTAAGATATCGCCTTTATTGACTACCTCTAAATTGACCTGCTCAAAGTTTTGGCTACTTTGTTGCTCACTGGTTTGCTCGGTATCGGCTGCAGAAATTTGCTGAGCACTGTCTGTACCCATCACCCATCTTTCTACTGTGGTTGGGGTTAACTCTAGCAGCATGTTTAAGCTGTTTAAACTATGGCGCTTAGTACGCAGCTCAAGATATTTACCCAACTTCACAAAGGCGATAATCATCACCCCTGCTTCAAAATATACCGGCACATGAGCACCATGCTGCGCGATAATGTCTGACAGCGCATAAGAACCTTGTAGGCTTTGAATCCATACATAGGTTGAATAGGCCCAAATGGTAAAGGTGCCGATGACCACCAGTACATCCATGTTGGCCAATCCACCTTTAATAGACGCCCAAGCACTTCGATAAAATGGACCGGCTAAGCCAAGCTGCACAATAGTCGCCAATATAAACTGTATCCATAACGGTGGCATCCAGCTCATACCTTGTCCTATCAGCATACCTGCCATACCGACCAAAAACGGCAACATACAAATCCAGATAGCAATTAGGCGCCAATCTGTGCTCGGCTCTTGTAGCTGTGGTATGTCATTATTTAATAAAGGCTGGGCACTAAAGCCGGTTTTACTCACCCACTCTGCAATCTGATCAGCATCCGCTTGCGAGGCGTCATAAGACACATTCAATGTTTCGCCAGCGAAGCTAACACTGGCCGATTCTACCGCCGGCTTTTTATTGAGCACTTTTTCGATACGAGTCGCACAAGCTTGGCACGACATACCTTCAATCTGAAACTGTGCTTTGCTAAGGGTTTCAGGATTGTGCTTTGGCAGATTGATGGGATTAGAAGAATGCGACGCAGACATAGTATTACCAAATAAAGGTTAAAGTAGAGAGGATAAGGTGATTATATATAGCGCAAGTGCTTTGCTAACTAGCTGTCTGCAACACTGGCGTCGAAGCCAGCCTCTTCAATAGCTTCAACAATTGCATCTACCGACGTTGCTTGCGCATCAAAGCTGACTGCCGCTTTATTGCCGTCTAAATCAACCTCTATATTTTGTACGCCATTTAACTGACTGACTGCATTATCCACGCTTTTCACGCAGCCGCCACAAGTCATACCTTCGATATTAATCACACGGTTTTCTAATGCCATGATGAGCTCCTTAATGGTTATTTATTATTTGTTAGCCGTTTATTATGTTATTCATTCTTTAAAAGTTATGGCCAATATTACACCAGCTATCTGTCATTATCTGGATTTTGTGGTGCATCTTCAGGGAATGGCTGAGTGATGTAATCCACTGTATTGACAGCCGCTTTAAAAGCATGCACCGATGTCTTCTCATCATCATAATGGACCACGCCTGTCTTGTTTTCAGCGTTGATCTCAACATGGGTTACCCCATCAATATTCTGTAATGCAGTGACCACGCTCTCAATACCATCGGTATCGTCGATATTATCGATATCAAATCTTGCTACTTGCTTAGCCATTAAACACTCCCTTTTATCTCGCTAACTCTTCTGCGGCAGTGTATCTATACCATTATAGATACACCACACTCAGATTCCCGTTTAGTGGGTATCTAATACCTTAAAGCCTTTTACTAAGTCATCTATCTGCTTTAACTGTGCTAAGAATGGCTCTAACTGACTGGTACGCAGCGCACAAGGGCCATCACATTTGGCGACGTCTGGATCTGGATGTGCTTCTAAGAATAGACCGGCAAGTCCTGTTGCCATACCGGCACGTGCTAAGGTACTGATCTGCTCACGACGACCGCCGGCACTGTCACTGCGTGCACCTGGCTGCTGCAAACTGTGTGTCACATCAAAGAAAACTGGCACATCCATTTTCTTCATGATATCAAAGCCCAACATATCAACCACTAGGTTGTTATAACCAAACGAGGTGCCACGCTCACACAAGATCAGCTTGTCATTACCAGCTTCCAAGCATTTATTGATAATGTGGCGCATTTCATGCGGTGCCAAAAACTGTGCTTTTTTAATATTAATAATAGCGCCAGTCTTAGCCATCGCTTGTACCAAGTCCGTTTGACGGCTTAAAAAGGCAGGCAACTGAATGATATCAGCTACTTCTGCTACTGGCTCAGCTTGATATGGTTCATGCACATCTGTGATGATAGGCACATTGTATTTTTCTTTAATTTGACCCAGCCAATCGATGCCCTTTTCTAATCCAGGTCCACGAAATGAGTGCAGGCTTGAGCGGTTAGCCTTATCAAAGCTGGCTTTAAATACATAGCCAATGCCCAGACGCTCGCAGATATCGATATAGCTTTCTGCAATCTCAAACGCTAACTCTTTGGACTCAAGCACATTCATACCGCCAAATAACACAAATGGCTGGTCATTACCAATGCGGATATCATTTAATTGTAGATGCGATTTTGCGGTGGTTAACTCACTCATAATGCTCTCTTTTATTATTAATGGATTAGATAGATATTTATTGTGATGGGCTTAGACTAGTCTAACCGTTGCTGTCTAAACTGTCTAACGCACGCCTTATTATATTAGCTGTCTATTATATTATAGCTGGTGGTGATAAATGAAATAGAATAGAAGATACCCAAGCCCTGCTCTATTAAGTTTAGTCCAGTATGTTTAGTAAGCATCAGGCAATTACTAATTTTAGGCTTATAGGTTTATGGATTTATGGTTTTGTAGGGTTAGGCTATCATCTATATAAGGGCATGAGTAACAACAATAAAGGCAGTACCACAAAACTAAACAACCAATGGCTCAATAGAAAAAAGAGGTTAGACCGAAATCCAACCTCTCTTACTTATTTTATTACCAGCAAATCATAGTGCGCGTCTATTTTTGAGAATCAATCGCTGCACCAATGAAGCTTGAAAATAATGGATGGCCTTCACGTGGCGAGCTGGTAAATTCAGGATGGAACTGAACCCCAACAAACCAAGGATGCGATCCAATCTCAACCGACTCAACCAAATGCTGCTTAGCAGAGTAACCAGATATAGTCATGCCAGCTGCTTCTAATGGCTCAATATAACGGTTGTTCATCTCATAACGATGACGATGACGCTCAGTGATTAGCTTAGAGCCGTAAATTTGTTGTAGCTTAGAGCCTTCAACCAGTTCAGCTTTTTGTGCACCCAAACGCATGGTGCCGCCTAGGTCAGACTCATCGCTGCGTAATTGCAATTCACCGCGCTCATCAACCCACTCAGTAATTAGGCCGATAACAGGCTCTTTGGCTTTACGATCAAACTCGGTTGAATCTGCACTTAGACCCAATACATTACGTGCATACTCAATAACGGCCAGCTGCATACCTAAGCAAATACCCAAATAAGGTACTTGGTTTTCACGCGCATAAGTAATGGCACGCATCTTACCTAACTTACCGCGCTCACCAAAACCGCCCGGTACTAATACCGCATCAGCTTGTTGTAGACGCTGATATAGACTGTCATCGGTTTCAAGCGCTTCAGCATCAATATAATCGATATCTACGTGCGTCTTATGGGTAATACCGGCATGCAATAACGCTTCGTTAATAGACTTATAAGCATCTGGTAGCTCGACATATTTACCGACAATAGCGACCGTTACCTTACCTTCGGCATTAAGCAAACCATCTACCACTTTATCCCAGTCAGACAGGTCGGCTTCTGGTGCATCGATACCAAATCGCTCACAGATTAAGTCATCTAAATCTTGCTCATATAACGTGCGTGGAATCTGATAAATAGTATCCGCATCTTCACACATGATAACCGCACGCTCTTCTACATTGGTAAAC
Above is a window of Psychrobacter sp. FDAARGOS_221 DNA encoding:
- the kdsA gene encoding 3-deoxy-8-phosphooctulonate synthase is translated as MSELTTAKSHLQLNDIRIGNDQPFVLFGGMNVLESKELAFEIAESYIDICERLGIGYVFKASFDKANRSSLHSFRGPGLEKGIDWLGQIKEKYNVPIITDVHEPYQAEPVAEVADIIQLPAFLSRQTDLVQAMAKTGAIINIKKAQFLAPHEMRHIINKCLEAGNDKLILCERGTSFGYNNLVVDMLGFDIMKKMDVPVFFDVTHSLQQPGARSDSAGGRREQISTLARAGMATGLAGLFLEAHPDPDVAKCDGPCALRTSQLEPFLAQLKQIDDLVKGFKVLDTH
- a CDS encoding CTP synthase, producing MTKFIFVTGGVVSSLGKGITAASLAAILEARGLKVTMTKMDPYINVDPGTMSPFQHGEVFVTEDGAETDLDLGYYERFLRHSKMSKTNNFTSGRIYQTVINKERRGDYLGGTVQVIPHITDEIKHRIRASGEGHDIAIIEIGGTVGDIESLPFMEAVRQMQVELGRNRAMLMHLTLVPYISSAGETKTKPTQHSVKELRSIGLQPDVLICRSEHKIGEDNRRKIALFTNVEERAVIMCEDADTIYQIPRTLYEQDLDDLICERFGIDAPEADLSDWDKVVDGLLNAEGKVTVAIVGKYVELPDAYKSINEALLHAGITHKTHVDIDYIDAEALETDDSLYQRLQQADAVLVPGGFGERGKLGKMRAITYARENQVPYLGICLGMQLAVIEYARNVLGLSADSTEFDRKAKEPVIGLITEWVDERGELQLRSDESDLGGTMRLGAQKAELVEGSKLQQIYGSKLITERHRHRYEMNNRYIEPLEAAGMTISGYSAKQHLVESVEIGSHPWFVGVQFHPEFTSSPREGHPLFSSFIGAAIDSQK